The genomic stretch TAACCAAAGCTGATCATTTACAATGATCAGTATTTAAGTGTGGGTTTATATCCCATGTCATGGGCAATTTACCTTGTCCTAAATGTATATTCTGCCTTGAGATAATAACTAATGGTAATGTGAAGTCATCTTttttagaaaactttaaaaaatattatttgtattttatttattctcttttctaaCTTCTGTGTTTTGGTAGCATTATATGTATATTCTGTATgtctttaatttataaaaaaaatacatacattatgaTTGTATATGACAAAACTTTATATACAGTTAAAggttcaagatttttaaaaatatggattcCCAAGGAtgctgtttgttcttttgttttgaaatagtGCCATCTAGTGCATGTTGAGGATAACTGCTCAGTTTTTCTTTCACCCCTTTCCAGTTTTGTAATCTCACCTATTTTCAATACTTCATGCAATTTTTCTTAATGAAACGTCTTAGTTTAACATAATTTCTAAGTAGTTATCATcataattaataaatgtttattgatatATCCAGATAAAAGTCTGCTCTGTCATTCAGTGCTTCAAATAAtgtttgatttaaaatgttgtttataTGAAATTTGAAGGTAGAGATCCAAAAAGGATAGAAGTCTGAAAGAGGAGTGGATAGGTTTGTGAATATGTTTTCCTCATGGTTTATGATGGAAAATTTCCAGCTTCCATTAgagagaatagtataatgaagCGCATGTGTGTGCCTATCACCCCACTGTGGTGTATTATGTTCGTCTTGTTTTCCCCAACTccatattattttgaagcaaatcacaggcatagttttcttttatttataaatattttgcaaacagaatagttttagcattttttatataCTTGAGGAGTAACATATATAGCTGAGTTATTAATTGCCATGTTAATTCTTTACACTATGCATTGTTGTCTGTTACTACTCTGTTGTTTCCACAGTTATGGTCCTGGCATCTGTAATCCTAAACCATAATCTCTTTTCCCATCCCTCTGCCTACTTCCAGGTTAGGCACAGAGGCTTTAAAGAGTCTGGTGGGAGCAGTTGAGTATGATGTGAATAGCTGTTACTATTCTATGTATTTTACTTCTTAAGTTTAAGAACAGTTTGTTATTTCTTGGAAACTACTGTAGTTGATAGTCGCATTTTCTCTGTGGAATTACTAAAGGAGAAAGACATAACATAGAGAAAAATATGGTATGGATGTCTACCTTATTTAGATTTCTTCtgattcaacagaaaaaaaaagcctgttacATTGTTAGGTTGATAATTGACatgttttttacattaaaaagtattatttttacagCATATGGAAGAGAAGGTGTGAAAATGAACTTCATAGATCGTATCTTTATTGGTGAATTAACTAGCACGGTCATGTGTGAAGAATGTGCAAATGTAGGTACTTCGAAATTCGCTTCAGTACAGAATAGATGATGGtcacattgttttcattttctttcgcACGTAATCATCagtagtcatttatttttatttgtgacaGATGACTACGTAATAGTTTTtggaagtcttttaaaaataaatccttcacataatgtataaataaatataatgtataaataaacataatgtataatttttcaaagtaaatgtGTTATCTAGTTTTTCCTTTTGACACACCTGTGGAGTTCATTTAGCCTATTTTAATATGCTCCCATGTGTTGTTAGCTGCTTGTTTGgattgaaaatgaaagagaaatttctGTGGAGAGAGTAACTATGTTATATAAGTATGCATTCCCCTCAATTATAATCTCAAtagtaataatttaataatttagtataataataataatttaataatttaacatAATTTAGGCTGatctactttaaaatattttacatttatatgatttgttgaagggtttttttttaaggcagactTGACTCATCTTTGAATTTAGtgataattttcattttgaatgcCATCTGTACTTTAACAACAACTTAAATCACGTACAAATTTTTATAGGTTTTCAGTTGGTTGGTAAGGAATTCTTCTGAAAGCATGTGCCTTAGAGTATGATGGGTTTAAACTTCTTTCAGATTTTAATCATAAAAGGGAGtctttgtgttcattttcctCTCCCAGAGTCCGAATCACCTTCCTATCTCTCTAGTCTTACAAAGTCAGGGCTTTATATTATATCTCCTTCTAGCCTGTCATACTGAGGCATAGACTGTGTCACCATGATATTATGGTTGACCCtggaacaacatgggtttgaactgcaaggAGCCGCTtacacaaaaatttcttttcagtaaataCTACTACAGCACTACATGGTCTGCGTTTGGTTGAATCTGTAACTGCAGAACCCTGGATAAAGAGccctgactgtaaagttatactcTGATTTTTGGCTGGTGGGAACGATGGGGGTCAGCACCCTTAACCGCTGCCCCGCCCTCCTGCTGGCATTGTTCACTGGTCAACTCAACTTACATTTATAGTGTATTCAACATAGaagttgatttctttttcacaAGCTAgacaggaacttttttttttttacttaaaaaaatatatatatgtttttattgaagtatagtcagtttacaatgtgtcaatttctggtgtacagcataatgcttcagtcatacatgaagatacatatattcattttcatatttttcaccataagttactacaaggtattgaatatttgGAGAGGAGCTTTCAGGACAGAATTATACTGAAGAATCTACGAAACAGTCAAGCTCTGGCTTTTTCATgactttttcttaatatttcatatttattttatagcctTAATTTCACCAAAATTGTGTTTATATCTTcggtttatcagttttattaaacacagtttattttaaagttactttaaaTATTACAGGCTAGTCATATTAGCAGAATTATAAAATTCAGCTGGGTTGCACTTACTGATGTTTTGAAATATCTTATTTTGATTAGCAAAATAAGTGGCTGTATCCAATTAAATTACTGTTTATTCCAGGaacattttttaacttaaaattttaagttgcCTGGGAAGTTTGATTTCTTTAAGACTTTACAAAACTACATTATCTATATTAGAATTCTAACTGAAGTTctcaatatgttttctttttaagatctCCATGGTGAAAGATCCTTTTATTGATATTTCACTTCCTATAATAGAAGAAAGGGTAAGGAGAAAAAACCTTAGGTCTTTTGTGAAGGGCAttgattcattcatatatttagaCATTTGTTGAGTGTATTGTCAGGTATCTGAGAGTCATTGCTTTTTATAGATACTAATTGAGTTGGTACAGTGTATTTGATATTGGAGGTTGTGTACGCATGAATAAAGTATGATATAGTTCTCAAGGAATTTAAACccttatgttttatgttttgagAATTAATGTTAAGGAAACTATCTACATTTCAAATGAGTTAGAAATTTTCAAAAGTAGATTACAtccagaatttattttctaaacaagTTTTGTGTTGTATCCATGGTATATCTATATAGGTTTCAAAGCCTGTACTTTTGGGAAGAGTGAGTAAATATAGAAGCTTACAGGAGACAGATAGTGGTCAATACAGTGGCACTGTCACTGTAGAGAATACTCATCAACCCAGAGCCACCAAGAAGCATTCTTCATCTAAAGATAAGGtaagattatatatatttgtgagacaacctttttaaaaaaaaaaaactttttattaagaaaaacttCAAAAGTATACAAAGTAGGGGAAAAAGTATAACTCCCATGTACCCTTTTCTCAGCTTCATAGTTATCAGCTCACAGCAAATCATGTTTTATCTGTATCTATCCCACATTCTCCTTCTCATctggtattttgaaataaatcccAAATATATCATATACTTCAATGTATATTTCTAAAAGGTGCTCTTTTTAAAGGTATACCATAGTACCATTATTatacctaaaaatattttaaaaacttcttaacATCACAAACATCTAGTCATAATTTAAATTTCTGCAACTATAAAatacttcctttttgtttttgctttttcaagCATATTTGAATTTAAGATCTAAAAAAGATCTATAGATTGTCATATTTCATGAACGTCTTTTAATCCACAGATTctaccttttttttcctctttataatttatttgttgTAGAAATCAGGTCTTTTTTTTCATCAGTTTCTCACATTGCCAcatcagtagtttttttttttttgtatgttataACATTCTGCATGTTATTGTAATTCATTTTACATGTAGTAATTCACCTGCATGTTGTTAACAGGTGCCTCTGtcccttttatttcctctgtAAGGCAGTTAGAGCTAGAGGCCTAATTAGTTTTAAGTTTGgttatttagttaatttttggCAAGAAAACTTTTAAATGGTGGTGTGTATCTCCATCAGGACATGCACATCATGTTTGACCCATCTCTTTCTGTGATACTATCAGTCACTGACGACCATTGTGTAGACCCATTATTTCACTAGAGGCACACCTGGTTGTTGAATTATAGcgtataaatttaaataaatcaatctGAACttgtacctcattttaaaataaaaaccttttttaCGTGATATGATTTGTACTAAATTGGCAATTGATGTATTATCAGATTTAATTTTCTCTGTTGGAAGGCCCTTTATATGGCAAGCCCAGAGAGCATGCAAAAGTTTACACTTAAAAAGCCTCCCTCATAGCACTGTTCCCCAAAAGTCCTGTTCCCTCTTCATAAATAGGTAACCATTATTGTTGGTTTCTTgtgtaaaagtttatttttaaattagagctTTTTGTTAGCATATCTTCTATTGATTATAGTTTAGGTGGATTTAGGAAATGGATTTCAGAAGTACTAGAAATAGTATTTTAGTAAAtgtgaaatgtttaaataagaCTTACTGGCATTTATTTTCAGTAAGGTCACAAGATTCTTTTCTCTGAAAACACTGTCAACTTACAGAATCAACTAATTCATGGCAGAAAATGTACAAGAGAATTGCCATCTGGAGAAGATAAAGCTGTTATCATACACCAGGAAAATGAAAACCTTGAACTGAATGGAGATTCTCCATTGTTTGCAAGCATCATGAACACTGAATCGACTCTGACTGACAGTCCTACCGATGGCAGTGAAAAAGAAGCCAGCCTTTCTGAAAGTAGTGTTGATGCTGACAGCGAGCCTTCAGAATCTGAAAGTGCCTCTAAGCAGGCTTTGTTGCTGAGATCCAGCAGTGGCTACTCTGTGCACGCAAATGGGCACCTTCACCGTCCATCAGAGAGTGAACCACTCACCAAGGAGAGTGACAGTGGTGATGACAGAGTGGCCGAAGCTATTTCTGAACttcatttgagaagcactgtaaCTGGAGATAGGGATTTTGACAGAGAAAATCAACCACTAAatgtttcaaataatttatgttttaCAGAGGACAAGCATGTGGTGTCTCACAGCCCCCAAAATGCTTTTCAGACCCTTTCTCAGAGCTATATAACTTCTTCTAAAGAATGTTCAATTCAGTCCTGTCTCTATCAGTTCACATCTATGGAATTACTAATGGGAAATAACAAGCTTCTGTGTGAAAACtgtactgaaaagaaacagaagtacCAAAAGGAAACTAGTTCTGCAGGTAAGTATTTagcttactttttttgttttttcaagtatTCATGGATTATCTGAGAATCAGTGACTAATGGGTTATAGATCCCAAACAGAGGAACCTAAGAACCTTGTCTCCATACTTCAGCTGCTCGGAAGCCAGGGGTTGTCTTACTCATGTTTATACGTCAGCACTGAAGACACTGATTGGGCAGAGTAAGTTTTCAATAGATTTTgttgaaataaattgaagaacaGGAAGTTCCCATATCTGCCTTGAAAACGCAACTTTACATCATCTTATATCAGAGGATTGGCTATCTGAAATCTTTCCAGAAGACATTTCCCTAAGACTTAAAATTGTATCATTAGTGAGATTAATGTTTACAAATCCCATCAATCTAGTATAAAGTCATATCATAAGATACAAAGTTGAAGATTTTAAGTAACTATGTTATAAAGCTAGCAGTATAACAACTATGTTTTGTTGACTGGGGAGAAGTGGAAAGAGGGGATTTGTCAAGTAAATTTTCAGTGCACCTCTAGCCTTCATTAAATGGAGAGAACATTCTGATTCTTAGTGACTAGTTGTTTCAGAATGTAGGTTTTGTTATTCAAGTATGGTGAGGCCAACAGGTCAGGAGATGATTGCCACTGAAATGGTAGTTTATTACTTACAGTTCCAGTAGTTTATTACTTACAGTTCCCAAGAGGAGGGGGCATGCTAAGCCATGCCATGCAGGGCCACAAGGGGAAGCGCCAGGGTTGGTCAGGAGACGGAGTGATGGGGAAAACGTGGACAAGagcctttattgtggtttccGAGGGAAGGGATGGATGAGGCAGGGTAGACAGGTTTAGGATTGAGTAGTTTTGAATAATTTAAGTAGACTCTGAGGTATAGGGGCTGTCTCTAGTTGTCTGGTAGCTGGCCCTGGTATGATTAGGATGGGTGAATGGCGGCCTAACGTATTAGAGCCCAATAAAGAAGGTGATGGGGTATGGGCTTTGGATTGGGTGGTTTGCATATGAAAGGCACACTTAAGTTGTTTGCTATCTAGGAATGAGCTAGGTCTGGGAGAGGCCCTCTCCATTGTCAGCAAGGCcccagatgtcaaagcatcagaatGAAGACATACCTAATACATTAGTAATTAAAGAAATATCTCAATGGGAGAGGAAGAAATGCCAGCTTACGTTAATGCAACTTAAATGTGCAATTGACCATATTCAGATCCTATCATAAGTCCTTTCTGGCAGCCTCTTACTGAAATGCCCCATCGTTCCCAGGATACACGATCTCCTTTCACTACAGTGAGTAATGACCCAATTTTTTTCAACTACAGATGTGTTTGTGGTGGTCTTTGGAGGGCACTGGCATAAGTCACTACTGGTCTATCTGCTTTCCAGCTTCCAAAATTATGTTGCAAGTGTCACTTCCCCTATTATTTGTCCTTATAGGTGTgtgcctaaaattaaaaaaaaaaaaacccttttatttTAGTGAAGTTTTGTGAATGAGTAGAGGTTCCCTGTAACCAgaagttaatttcttttttaacattttcaaaactgtggtATGATGCATCTATATAAATGTTTACCATATTACATGGTGGATAAtgtataaaatggcattttacaaataaatttattatattatattttatgcaGAAAAGAAAGCTGAAGGGGTGTATACTAATGCCAGGAAGCAATTGCTCATTTCTGCTGTTCCAGCTATCCTAATTCTCCATCTTAAAAGATTTCATCAGGTAAATTCCCTTTAGTATCACTATGGTAATTTTCATCATATGTTTTGCAGACGCCTAAGTCTTGTGAAATAGTGTCAAGAATTAGCCAGTAGTTtattgaatttaaaaatctgtcattTGACATTTGGGATTTATTGCTTTTTCAGCTGTAATAGCTTATAATACTTTTCTAAGTAAAATTGTTTAACTCACAATATTTGAAGATTTTGGTAGGACCCTAAGTGGTGTGTGTGTCTCAGTGGAAAATAAGATTAAGAACCCTTAGAAGGAGGGAGATAGCAAAGTGCACATAGCTTTCTGAGCTTCTCATGATCCCAGTGAGAGGGGTGCTTGAGCTAGCTGTGGCTGGCTGGGAATAATTACAAAAAGGGCTGCAAAGCAGGCCTCACTTTTGTCTGACTGTAATGGGAGAGAACTTAAGTATTTTTAATGCATCAGATTTTCTTTCagttatttatagttttattcaatgccttcactcttttttttttttttttgcatttgataaaatgattttaaagttcCTCTGGAAGAaactttaataattaaaacaggCTTTACTTTTggtggggtggtaattaggtttgttggtttgtttgtttgtttattaatggaggtactggggattgaacttaggaccttgtgcgtgctaagcatgcactctaccactgagctacacccccccccccaataattaaaacagtatggtcaGTATTGTCAATAAATAAAACTCGAGTATAATTTAAAGCTTTTTTGTTATGATACAGGACGAATCTTGAATCATTTGGGAAGGAGGCTAGATTATTCAGTAAAGAATTTAGGAAAGATAggtgtttgaaaaaataaaaatttaggatTTCCTTCTATACCATATATATCAATACTACTTTcagataaatgtttttaattgtatCAAACAAATTATTGAAAGACTAGAAGAAAACTTGATGAATATTATTAATCTGACCTCTGTGTGAAAGATTTTCTAAGTATAAAACCCTTTAAAGAAATCTCAAGGGAAGGGATTGAGAGCTTTGATTATATATCTGCAACATTTCAGGTGGGCCGCAGATGAGCAGGAGGAGGTTGTTCTTTATACCCCCATCCCTATCCACAGAACTTAGATTAAGTTCTTGATTTTCTACAGCCAGCGTTGCAGAAGCTCAGTGGGAATGAGATGGTCATGGAGAGCAGAAGCAGATGTATCGTGTCTCATTACAGCAGAATGCTTAATGGAAGGTGTGTATCTGCAGCGACTCCATGTGAACAGGATAGGGTCATGCCAGACCTGAAAAGCTAATTTCATGATGTATCAcagttattttatatttggtaCTTGCTACCCTTTTAGAAACAATTTACA from Camelus bactrianus isolate YW-2024 breed Bactrian camel chromosome 8, ASM4877302v1, whole genome shotgun sequence encodes the following:
- the USP45 gene encoding ubiquitin carboxyl-terminal hydrolase 45 isoform X6, producing the protein MNEVKEHGTKLKIVPSSDSHLDPLVVELSGPGPLTSALFLFLNSMKETEKGPLSPKVLFNQLCQKAPGFKSFQQQDSQELLHCLLDAVRTEETKRIQAGILKAFNNPTTKTADDETRKKVKAYGREGVKMNFIDRIFIGELTSTVMCEECANISMVKDPFIDISLPIIEERVSKPVLLGRVSKYRSLQETDSGQYSGTVTVENTHQPRATKKHSSSKDKNQLIHGRKCTRELPSGEDKAVIIHQENENLELNGDSPLFASIMNTESTLTDSPTDGSEKEASLSESSVDADSEPSESESASKQALLLRSSSGYSVHANGHLHRPSESEPLTKESDSGDDRVAEAISELHLRSTVTGDRDFDRENQPLNVSNNLCFTEDKHVVSHSPQNAFQTLSQSYITSSKECSIQSCLYQFTSMELLMGNNKLLCENCTEKKQKYQKETSSAEKKAEGVYTNARKQLLISAVPAILILHLKRFHQSGLTLRKVNRHVDFPSMLDLAPFCSAACKDVSVGDKVVYGLYGVVEHSGSMRGGHYTAYVKVRTPSRKLLEHITGKKNIAGFKEHDSESAGQWVHVSDTYVQVVPESRALSAQAYLLFYERIL